A part of Brachybacterium faecium DSM 4810 genomic DNA contains:
- a CDS encoding translation elongation factor 1A (EF-1A/EF-Tu) (PFAM: Elongation factor Tu GTP binding domain; Elongation factor Tu domain 2; Elongation factor Tu C-terminal domain~TIGRFAM: small GTP-binding protein domain; translation elongation factor TU): MAKAKFERTKPHVNIGTIGHVDHGKTTLSAAISKVLYDKFPELNQARDFDTIDNAPEEKQRGITINVSHIEYETDKRHYAHVDAPGHADYVKNMITGAAQMDGAILVVAATDGPMAQTREHVLLAKQVGVPYLLAALNKSDMVDDEEILELVEMEVREMLASQGFDEDAPIVQVSALKALEGDPKWVKSVEDLMDAVDASIPDPVRDLDQAFLMPIEDVFTIQGRGTVVTGKVDRGKLSINSEVEIVGIREPQKTIVTGIEMFHKQMDEAWAGENCGLLLRGTKREDVERGQVVVKPGSITPHTEFDAQVYILSKDEGGRHNPFYSNYRPQFYFRTTDVTGVITLPEGTEMVMPGDNTEMSVELIQPIAMEEGLGFAIREGGRTVGSGRVTKINK, encoded by the coding sequence ATGGCGAAGGCCAAGTTCGAGCGGACCAAGCCGCACGTCAACATCGGCACCATCGGTCACGTCGACCACGGCAAGACCACGCTGAGCGCTGCGATCTCGAAGGTCCTGTACGACAAGTTCCCGGAGCTGAACCAGGCCCGTGACTTCGACACGATCGACAACGCGCCCGAGGAGAAGCAGCGCGGCATCACGATCAACGTCTCGCACATCGAGTACGAGACCGACAAGCGCCACTACGCGCACGTCGACGCGCCCGGCCACGCCGACTACGTGAAGAACATGATCACCGGCGCCGCTCAGATGGACGGTGCGATCCTCGTGGTCGCCGCCACCGACGGCCCGATGGCTCAGACCCGCGAGCACGTGCTGCTCGCCAAGCAGGTCGGCGTTCCCTACCTGCTGGCCGCTCTCAACAAGTCCGACATGGTCGACGACGAGGAGATCCTCGAGCTCGTCGAGATGGAGGTCCGCGAGATGCTGGCCTCGCAGGGCTTCGACGAGGACGCGCCGATCGTCCAGGTCTCCGCTCTCAAGGCGCTCGAGGGCGACCCCAAGTGGGTCAAGTCCGTCGAGGACCTCATGGACGCGGTGGACGCGAGCATCCCGGACCCGGTCCGCGATCTCGACCAGGCGTTCCTCATGCCGATCGAGGACGTCTTCACGATCCAGGGTCGTGGCACCGTCGTCACCGGCAAGGTCGACCGCGGCAAGCTGTCGATCAACTCCGAGGTCGAGATCGTGGGCATCCGCGAGCCGCAGAAGACGATCGTCACCGGCATCGAGATGTTCCACAAGCAGATGGACGAGGCGTGGGCCGGCGAGAACTGCGGCCTGCTGCTGCGTGGCACCAAGCGTGAGGACGTCGAGCGCGGCCAGGTCGTCGTGAAGCCGGGTTCGATCACCCCGCACACCGAGTTCGATGCGCAGGTCTACATCCTGTCCAAGGACGAGGGCGGCCGTCACAACCCGTTCTACTCGAACTACCGCCCGCAGTTCTACTTCCGCACCACCGACGTCACCGGCGTCATCACGCTGCCCGAGGGCACCGAGATGGTCATGCCCGGCGACAACACCGAGATGTCGGTCGAGCTGATCCAGCCGATCGCCATGGAGGAGGGCCTCGGCTTCGCCATCCGTGAGGGTGGCCGCACCGTGGGCTCCGGCCGCGTCACCAAGATCAACAAGTGA
- a CDS encoding translation elongation factor 2 (EF-2/EF-G) (PFAM: Elongation factor Tu GTP binding domain; Elongation factor Tu domain 2; Elongation factor G C-terminus; Elongation factor G, domain IV~TIGRFAM: small GTP-binding protein domain; translation elongation factor EF-G; glutamate--cysteine ligase/gamma-glutamylcysteine synthetase, Streptococcus agalactiae type) codes for MALEVLSDLNKVRNIGIMAHIDAGKTTTTERILFYTGVNYKMGETHDGAGTMDWMEQEKERGITITSAATTCYWHDNQINIIDTPGHVDFTVEVERSLRVLDGAVAVFDGKEGVEPQSETVWRQADKYEVPRICFVNKMDKLGADFFFTVGTITERLGAKPLVMQVPIGAENEFRGVVDLVELKAYEWPDKLEADMPAINSKKGDPALGQWQREIPIPEDLQDTVDEYRAKLVEDVAESSEELMDKYLEEGDLTLDELKAGIRELTITSQAYPVFCGTAFKNKGVQPILNGVIDYLPSPLDVPAMVGHKPGDESVELTRSPNWDEPFSGLAFKVAAHPFFGSLTYVRVYSGQVQQGMQILNATTGKKERVGKLFQMHSNKENPVEEAFAGHIYAFIGLKDTTTGDTLTDAANPIQLESMSFPEPVISVAIEPKTKGDQEKLGVAIQKLAKEDPTFQVQLDEETGQTVIRGMGELHLDILVDRMRREFNVEANIGKPQVAYRETIKRTVEKFDFTHKKQTGGSGQFAKVQLTFGPLTDAEDGVFYEFENKVTGGRIPREYIPSVDAGIQDALEGGIMAGYPVVNVKATLLDGAFHDVDSSEMAFKIAGSMAAKEALRKAQPVLLEPLMDVEVRTPEEYMGDVIGDLNSRRGQVQSMEDASGVKIVRALVPLSEMFGYVGDLRSKTQGRAMYTMQFDSYAEVPSSIAEEIIAKTRGE; via the coding sequence GTGGCACTCGAAGTGCTCAGCGACCTGAACAAGGTCCGCAATATCGGCATCATGGCTCACATTGATGCCGGCAAGACCACCACGACCGAGCGCATCCTCTTCTACACCGGCGTGAACTACAAGATGGGCGAGACCCACGACGGCGCCGGCACGATGGACTGGATGGAGCAGGAGAAGGAGCGCGGCATCACCATCACGTCCGCCGCGACCACCTGCTACTGGCACGACAACCAGATCAACATCATCGACACCCCCGGCCACGTCGACTTCACCGTCGAGGTGGAGCGCTCGCTGCGCGTGCTCGACGGCGCCGTCGCGGTGTTCGACGGCAAGGAGGGCGTGGAGCCCCAGTCCGAGACCGTATGGCGCCAGGCCGACAAGTACGAGGTCCCGCGCATCTGCTTCGTCAACAAGATGGACAAGCTGGGTGCGGACTTCTTCTTCACCGTCGGCACCATCACCGAGCGTCTCGGAGCGAAGCCGCTGGTCATGCAGGTCCCGATCGGCGCGGAGAACGAGTTCCGCGGCGTCGTCGACCTCGTCGAGCTGAAGGCCTACGAGTGGCCGGACAAGCTCGAGGCGGACATGCCGGCGATCAACTCCAAGAAGGGCGACCCGGCCCTGGGCCAGTGGCAGCGCGAGATCCCGATCCCGGAGGACCTCCAGGACACGGTCGACGAGTACCGCGCCAAGCTGGTCGAGGACGTCGCCGAGAGCTCCGAGGAGCTCATGGACAAGTACCTCGAGGAGGGTGACCTCACCCTCGACGAGCTCAAGGCCGGCATCCGCGAGCTGACCATCACCTCGCAGGCTTACCCGGTCTTCTGCGGCACCGCGTTCAAGAACAAGGGCGTCCAGCCCATCCTGAACGGTGTCATCGACTACCTGCCCTCGCCGCTGGACGTGCCGGCCATGGTCGGCCACAAGCCGGGCGACGAGTCGGTCGAGCTGACCCGCAGCCCCAACTGGGACGAGCCCTTCTCGGGGCTCGCGTTCAAGGTCGCCGCGCACCCGTTCTTCGGGTCGCTGACCTACGTGCGCGTCTACTCCGGCCAGGTGCAGCAGGGGATGCAGATCCTCAACGCCACCACCGGCAAGAAGGAGCGCGTGGGCAAGCTGTTCCAGATGCACTCCAACAAGGAGAACCCGGTGGAGGAGGCCTTCGCGGGCCACATCTACGCCTTCATCGGCCTGAAGGACACCACCACCGGTGACACCCTGACGGATGCGGCGAACCCGATCCAGCTCGAGTCCATGAGCTTCCCGGAGCCGGTCATCTCGGTCGCCATCGAGCCCAAGACCAAGGGCGACCAGGAGAAGCTGGGTGTGGCCATCCAGAAGCTCGCCAAGGAGGACCCGACCTTCCAGGTGCAGCTCGACGAGGAGACCGGCCAGACCGTGATCCGCGGCATGGGCGAGCTCCACCTCGACATCCTCGTGGACCGCATGCGCCGCGAGTTCAACGTCGAGGCGAACATCGGCAAGCCGCAGGTGGCCTACCGCGAGACGATCAAGCGGACGGTGGAGAAGTTCGACTTCACCCACAAGAAGCAGACCGGTGGCTCCGGCCAGTTCGCGAAGGTGCAGCTCACCTTCGGCCCGCTGACCGACGCCGAGGACGGCGTGTTCTACGAGTTCGAGAACAAGGTCACCGGCGGTCGCATCCCGCGCGAGTACATCCCGAGCGTGGACGCGGGCATCCAGGACGCCCTCGAGGGCGGCATCATGGCCGGCTACCCGGTCGTGAACGTCAAGGCCACTCTCCTCGACGGTGCGTTCCACGACGTCGACTCCTCGGAGATGGCCTTCAAGATCGCCGGCTCCATGGCGGCCAAGGAGGCCCTGCGCAAGGCGCAGCCGGTCCTCCTCGAGCCCCTCATGGACGTCGAGGTCCGTACTCCTGAGGAGTACATGGGAGATGTCATCGGCGACCTGAACTCCAGGCGAGGTCAGGTCCAGTCGATGGAGGACGCGAGCGGGGTCAAGATCGTCCGTGCTCTCGTCCCGCTGTCGGAGATGTTCGGCTACGTCGGCGACCTGCGGTCCAAGACCCAGGGTCGTGCGATGTACACGATGCAGTTCGACAGCTACGCGGAGGTCCCCTCCAGCATCGCTGAAGAGATCATCGCGAAGACCCGGGGCGAGTGA
- a CDS encoding SSU ribosomal protein S7P (PFAM: Ribosomal protein S7p/S5e~TIGRFAM: ribosomal protein S7, bacterial/organelle), with protein MPRKGPAPKRQLVVDPVFGSPIVTQLINKILLDGKKTVAEGIVYGALEGCREKNGQDPVVTLKKALDNIRPSLEVRSRRVGGATYQVPIEVKPGRSTTLALRWLVSYSRARRENSMTERLMNEILDASNGLGAAVKRREDTHKMAESNRAFAHYRW; from the coding sequence ATGCCTCGTAAGGGCCCCGCTCCCAAGCGCCAGCTCGTCGTCGACCCGGTGTTCGGCTCGCCGATCGTCACGCAGCTCATCAACAAGATCCTCCTGGACGGCAAGAAGACCGTCGCCGAGGGCATCGTCTACGGTGCACTCGAGGGCTGCCGCGAGAAGAACGGCCAGGATCCCGTCGTCACCCTGAAGAAGGCGCTGGACAACATCCGGCCCTCCCTCGAGGTCCGCTCCCGCCGCGTCGGCGGTGCGACCTACCAGGTGCCGATCGAGGTCAAGCCCGGTCGTTCCACCACCCTCGCGCTGCGCTGGCTCGTCAGCTACTCGCGTGCCCGTCGCGAGAACAGCATGACCGAGCGTCTGATGAACGAGATCCTCGACGCCTCCAACGGCCTCGGTGCCGCTGTCAAGCGCCGCGAGGACACTCACAAGATGGCCGAGTCCAACCGGGCCTTCGCTCACTACCGCTGGTGA
- a CDS encoding SSU ribosomal protein S12P (PFAM: Ribosomal protein S12~TIGRFAM: ribosomal protein S12, bacterial/organelle) encodes MPTIQQLVRKGRDARSSSSKTPALKGSPQRRGVCTRVYTQTPKKPNSALRKIARVKLSTGMEVTAYIPGEGHNLQEHSIVLVRGGRVKDLPGVRYKIVRGALDTQSVKGRQQARSRYGAKKEKK; translated from the coding sequence GTGCCCACGATTCAGCAGTTGGTGCGCAAGGGGAGGGACGCCCGGTCGTCCTCCTCGAAGACGCCCGCGCTCAAGGGTTCGCCCCAGCGCCGCGGTGTCTGCACCCGTGTTTACACCCAGACCCCCAAGAAGCCGAACTCCGCGCTGCGCAAGATCGCGCGTGTGAAGCTGTCGACCGGCATGGAGGTCACCGCCTACATCCCCGGCGAGGGCCACAACCTCCAGGAGCACTCGATCGTGCTCGTCCGCGGCGGCCGTGTGAAGGACCTGCCCGGCGTGCGTTACAAGATCGTGCGTGGCGCTCTGGACACCCAGTCCGTCAAGGGCCGCCAGCAGGCGCGCTCCCGCTACGGTGCGAAGAAGGAGAAGAAGTAA
- a CDS encoding uncharacterized conserved protein (PFAM: G5 domain; Domain of unknown function (DUF348); Transglycosylase-like domain), whose translation MKKTPWIIGAATVCVVAVGGGGTAFAMSNEAQLSVYGEESTVRTFSQPTVGDLLDAQGIEVKDTDLVLPGVDEAVTDGMDIQVIQRTPVTVSVDGVEQELLTTGDTVADALEDAEYKAEGAAITPEPETSLSDTEGEVEIVTRKTVTFVGQYGQDTFEVTALTVGDAMEKVLGDIEDTDTADVPRDTVLEDGATHEIQRVRENERTETKEIPFETKTVEDDSLYEGTTKTTTEGKAGSKELVYAETVVDGEVTESEVVSEDVVTEPVTKVVAKGTKEKPKPAPEPAAEAPKTEQKSEKKSEKRSSSSTANRSSERSSEDSSSSKDSGASAPSAPSGSVWDRIAQCESGGNWSINTGNGYHGGLQFSGQTWRAFGGGKYAPTADQASRAQQIDIAKKVQAQQGWGAWPACTSKLGIR comes from the coding sequence GTGAAGAAGACCCCGTGGATCATCGGCGCCGCGACCGTCTGCGTCGTCGCCGTCGGAGGCGGTGGCACTGCCTTCGCCATGTCGAACGAGGCGCAGCTCAGCGTGTACGGCGAGGAGTCGACCGTGCGCACCTTCTCGCAGCCCACGGTCGGTGACCTGCTCGACGCGCAGGGCATCGAGGTCAAGGACACCGACCTCGTCCTGCCGGGCGTCGACGAGGCCGTCACCGACGGCATGGACATCCAGGTCATCCAGCGCACCCCCGTCACCGTGAGCGTGGACGGCGTGGAGCAGGAGCTGCTCACCACCGGTGACACCGTGGCCGACGCGCTCGAGGACGCCGAGTACAAGGCCGAGGGCGCCGCGATCACCCCCGAGCCGGAGACCAGCCTCAGCGACACCGAGGGCGAGGTCGAGATCGTCACCCGCAAGACGGTCACCTTCGTGGGCCAGTACGGCCAGGACACCTTCGAGGTCACCGCGCTGACCGTGGGCGACGCGATGGAGAAGGTGCTCGGCGACATCGAGGACACCGACACCGCCGACGTCCCGCGCGATACCGTGCTCGAGGACGGCGCCACCCATGAGATCCAGCGCGTGCGCGAGAACGAGCGCACCGAGACCAAGGAGATCCCGTTCGAGACGAAGACCGTCGAGGACGACTCCCTGTACGAGGGCACCACCAAGACCACCACCGAGGGCAAGGCCGGCTCCAAGGAGCTCGTCTACGCCGAGACCGTTGTCGACGGCGAGGTCACCGAGTCCGAGGTCGTCTCCGAGGACGTCGTCACCGAGCCGGTCACCAAGGTCGTCGCCAAGGGCACCAAGGAGAAGCCGAAGCCCGCTCCGGAGCCCGCGGCCGAGGCGCCCAAGACCGAGCAGAAGAGCGAGAAGAAGTCCGAGAAGCGCTCCAGCTCGAGCACGGCCAACCGCAGCTCCGAGCGCAGCTCCGAGGACTCGTCCTCCTCGAAGGACAGCGGCGCCTCGGCACCGTCCGCCCCGTCGGGTTCCGTCTGGGACCGCATCGCGCAGTGCGAGTCCGGCGGCAACTGGTCGATCAACACCGGCAACGGCTACCACGGCGGCCTGCAGTTCTCGGGTCAGACCTGGAGGGCCTTCGGCGGCGGCAAGTACGCCCCCACCGCCGACCAGGCCAGCCGCGCCCAGCAGATCGACATCGCCAAGAAGGTCCAGGCCCAGCAGGGCTGGGGCGCCTGGCCCGCCTGCACCTCGAAGCTCGGCATCCGCTGA
- a CDS encoding DNA-directed RNA polymerase subunit beta' (PFAM: RNA polymerase Rpb1, domain 1; RNA polymerase Rpb1, domain 2; RNA polymerase Rpb1, domain 3; RNA polymerase Rpb1, domain 4; RNA polymerase Rpb1, domain 5~TIGRFAM: DNA-directed RNA polymerase, beta' subunit, predominant form) translates to MIDVNTFDELRIGLATADDIRGWSHGEVKKPETINYRTLKPEMDGLFCERIFGPTRDWECYCGKYKRVRFKGIICERCGVEVTKSSVRRERMGHVELAAPVTHIWYFKGVPSRLGYLLDLAPKDLEKIIYFAAYMVTYVDEQARHDDMPDLQARFDLEVKELENERDAAINDRALSAEKDLAQLEEEGAKADAKRKVRDSGEREQAQIRKKYDAEIDRITRVWERFKTLKVADLEGDEQLYRAMKLRYGTYFEGGMGAEAIQRRLQDFDLEAESVALREVIATGKGQKKARALKRLKVVSAFLTTTNSPVGMVLEAVPVIPPDLRPMVQLDGGRFATSDLNDLYRRVINRNNRLKRLLDLGAPEIIVNNEKRMLQESVDSLFDNGRRGRPVTGPGNRPLKSLSDMLKGKQGRFRQNLLGKRVDYSARSVIVNGPQLRLHQCGLPKGMALELFKPFVMKRLVELSHAQNVKAAKRMVERARPEVWDVLEEVITEHPVLLNRAPTLHRLGIQAFEPQLVEGKAIHLHPLVCAAFNADFDGDQMAVHLPLSAEAQAEARILMLSSNNILKPSDGRPVTMPAQDMIIGLYHLTTVREETEGAGRSFASEAEAIMAFDRGELHLNAPVSIRFTDIAPPSDWEAPEGWTEGDPIVLDTTLGTVYFNETLPVDFPFVQGQVGKKRLGGIVNALAERYDKGQVAASLDALKTYGFSWSTRSGASFALSDVVTPPNKGEIIARYEAKAAQVQENRDLGLVSESERNMELIDIWTEATNEVDQAMRENFESTNTIYRMVDSGARGNWMQIRQIAGMRGLVNNPKGEIIPRPILSNYKEGLSVLEYFIASHGSRKGLADTALKTAQSGYLTRRLVDVSQDVIVREDDCGTTKGLVLPIAVEEGGVLRPHEHAESTVYGRVLATAALGADGTEAAPAGTELGDVLIEQLVEAGVREAKIRSVLTCDSAVGTCAQCYGRSLATGQLVDIGEAVGIVAAQSIGEPGTQLTMRTFHSGGVASADGDITHGLPRVQELFEARTPAGFAPISEFAGRAEIEENDKQRRITVTPDDGSEPVSYTVSKRVTLLIADGDHIGVGQQLTQGSVDPKQVLRILGPRAVQQHLVDEVQKVYISQGVDIHAKHIEVIVRQMLRRVTVIESGDTGLLPGDFAERVTFERENRRVLSEGGQPASGRPELMGITKASLATESWLSAASFQETTRVLTEAALNRKSDQLMGLKENVIIGKLIPAGTGLSRFRHIAVEPTDEAKAQMYQVPGYDELDFSGFGQTGAVNLDDIDYADPFRTDFR, encoded by the coding sequence GTGATCGACGTCAACACCTTCGACGAGCTGCGCATCGGCCTCGCGACCGCCGATGACATCCGCGGCTGGTCCCACGGCGAGGTCAAGAAGCCGGAGACCATCAACTACCGCACCCTGAAGCCCGAGATGGACGGCCTGTTCTGCGAGCGTATCTTCGGCCCCACCCGGGACTGGGAGTGCTACTGCGGCAAGTACAAGCGCGTGCGCTTCAAGGGCATCATCTGCGAGCGCTGCGGCGTGGAGGTCACCAAGTCCTCCGTGCGCCGTGAGCGCATGGGCCACGTGGAGCTCGCGGCTCCCGTCACCCACATCTGGTACTTCAAGGGCGTGCCGAGCCGTCTGGGCTACCTGCTGGACCTCGCGCCGAAGGATCTCGAGAAGATCATCTACTTCGCCGCGTACATGGTCACCTACGTGGACGAGCAGGCCCGTCATGACGACATGCCCGATCTGCAGGCGCGCTTCGACCTCGAGGTCAAGGAACTCGAGAACGAGCGGGACGCCGCGATCAACGACCGTGCGCTCTCGGCGGAGAAGGATCTCGCCCAGCTCGAGGAGGAGGGTGCCAAGGCCGACGCGAAGCGCAAGGTCCGCGACTCCGGTGAGCGCGAGCAGGCTCAGATCCGCAAGAAGTACGACGCCGAGATCGACCGCATCACCCGCGTGTGGGAGCGCTTCAAGACCCTCAAGGTCGCCGACCTCGAGGGCGACGAGCAGCTCTACCGCGCGATGAAGCTGCGCTACGGCACCTACTTCGAGGGCGGCATGGGCGCCGAGGCGATCCAGCGCCGGCTCCAGGACTTCGACCTCGAGGCCGAGTCCGTCGCGCTGCGCGAGGTCATCGCCACCGGCAAGGGGCAGAAGAAGGCCCGTGCGCTCAAGCGCCTCAAGGTCGTCTCCGCGTTCCTGACCACCACCAACTCGCCCGTCGGCATGGTGCTGGAGGCCGTCCCGGTGATCCCGCCGGACCTGCGCCCGATGGTGCAGCTGGACGGCGGTCGTTTCGCGACCTCCGACCTCAACGACCTGTACCGCCGCGTGATCAACCGCAACAACCGCCTCAAGCGGCTGCTGGATCTCGGTGCGCCCGAGATCATCGTGAACAACGAGAAGCGCATGCTGCAGGAGTCGGTCGACTCGCTGTTCGACAACGGCCGCCGCGGCCGCCCGGTCACCGGTCCGGGCAACCGTCCGCTGAAGTCGCTGTCCGACATGCTCAAGGGCAAGCAGGGGCGCTTCCGCCAGAACCTGCTCGGCAAGCGCGTGGACTACTCCGCCCGCTCCGTCATCGTCAACGGCCCGCAGCTGCGGCTGCACCAGTGCGGCCTGCCCAAGGGCATGGCGCTCGAGCTGTTCAAGCCGTTCGTCATGAAGCGTCTGGTCGAGCTCTCGCACGCCCAGAACGTCAAGGCCGCCAAGCGGATGGTCGAGCGTGCCCGCCCCGAGGTGTGGGACGTGCTCGAAGAGGTCATCACCGAGCACCCGGTGCTGCTGAACCGTGCGCCCACCCTGCACCGCCTGGGCATCCAGGCGTTCGAGCCGCAGCTGGTGGAGGGCAAGGCCATCCACCTGCACCCGCTCGTGTGCGCCGCGTTCAACGCGGACTTCGACGGCGACCAGATGGCGGTCCACCTGCCGCTGAGCGCCGAGGCGCAGGCCGAGGCCCGCATCCTCATGCTCTCGAGCAACAACATCCTCAAGCCGTCGGACGGCCGCCCCGTGACCATGCCCGCCCAGGACATGATCATCGGCCTGTACCACCTGACCACCGTGCGTGAGGAGACCGAGGGCGCCGGGCGCTCCTTCGCCTCCGAGGCGGAGGCCATCATGGCCTTCGACCGCGGCGAGCTGCACCTGAACGCTCCGGTGTCCATCCGCTTCACGGACATCGCCCCGCCGAGCGACTGGGAGGCCCCCGAGGGCTGGACCGAGGGTGACCCGATCGTCCTGGACACCACCCTGGGCACCGTCTACTTCAACGAGACGCTGCCGGTGGACTTCCCCTTCGTGCAGGGCCAGGTCGGCAAGAAGCGTCTGGGCGGCATCGTCAACGCTCTCGCCGAGCGCTACGACAAGGGCCAGGTCGCCGCGTCGCTCGACGCGCTCAAGACCTACGGCTTCTCGTGGTCCACCCGTTCGGGGGCGTCCTTCGCGCTGTCCGACGTGGTCACCCCGCCCAACAAGGGCGAGATCATCGCGCGGTACGAGGCGAAGGCCGCTCAGGTGCAGGAGAACCGCGACCTCGGTCTGGTCTCCGAGTCCGAGCGCAACATGGAGCTCATCGACATCTGGACCGAGGCGACCAACGAGGTCGACCAGGCGATGCGGGAGAACTTCGAGTCGACCAACACCATCTACCGGATGGTGGACTCGGGTGCCCGAGGCAACTGGATGCAGATCCGCCAGATCGCCGGCATGCGCGGCCTGGTGAACAACCCCAAGGGTGAGATCATCCCGCGCCCGATCCTCTCCAACTACAAGGAGGGGCTCTCGGTCCTGGAGTACTTCATCGCCTCGCACGGCTCCCGCAAGGGCCTGGCGGACACCGCGCTGAAGACCGCTCAGTCCGGGTACCTGACCCGTCGTCTGGTGGACGTCTCGCAGGATGTCATCGTGCGCGAGGACGACTGCGGCACCACCAAGGGCCTGGTCCTGCCGATCGCGGTCGAGGAGGGCGGCGTGCTGCGCCCCCACGAGCACGCGGAGTCCACGGTGTACGGGCGCGTCCTGGCCACTGCGGCCCTCGGCGCCGACGGCACCGAGGCGGCGCCGGCCGGCACCGAGCTCGGCGACGTGCTCATCGAGCAGCTCGTCGAGGCGGGGGTGCGCGAGGCGAAGATCCGCTCCGTGCTGACCTGTGACTCGGCGGTGGGCACCTGTGCCCAGTGCTACGGCCGTTCGCTCGCGACCGGCCAGCTCGTCGACATCGGCGAGGCCGTCGGCATCGTCGCGGCCCAGTCGATCGGCGAGCCCGGCACCCAGCTGACCATGCGCACCTTCCACTCCGGTGGTGTGGCCAGCGCCGACGGCGACATCACGCACGGTCTGCCGCGTGTGCAGGAGCTGTTCGAGGCACGCACCCCGGCCGGCTTCGCGCCGATCTCCGAGTTCGCGGGTCGTGCCGAGATCGAGGAGAACGACAAGCAGCGTCGGATCACGGTCACCCCGGACGACGGCTCCGAGCCGGTCTCCTACACCGTCTCCAAGCGCGTGACCCTGCTGATCGCCGACGGCGACCACATCGGCGTCGGCCAGCAGCTCACCCAGGGCTCGGTCGACCCGAAGCAGGTGCTGCGCATCCTCGGCCCGCGGGCCGTGCAGCAGCACCTGGTCGACGAGGTGCAGAAGGTGTACATCAGCCAGGGCGTGGACATCCACGCGAAGCACATCGAGGTCATCGTGCGCCAGATGCTCCGTCGCGTGACGGTCATCGAGTCCGGCGACACCGGTCTGCTGCCCGGCGACTTCGCCGAGCGGGTCACCTTCGAGCGGGAGAACCGTCGCGTCCTCTCCGAGGGCGGCCAGCCGGCTTCCGGTCGTCCGGAGCTGATGGGCATCACGAAGGCGTCGCTCGCGACCGAGTCGTGGCTCTCGGCGGCCTCCTTCCAGGAGACCACCCGGGTGCTCACCGAGGCCGCCCTGAACCGCAAGAGCGATCAGCTCATGGGGCTCAAGGAGAACGTCATCATCGGCAAGCTCATCCCGGCCGGCACCGGCCTGTCGCGGTTCCGTCACATCGCGGTCGAGCCCACCGACGAGGCGAAGGCGCAGATGTACCAGGTGCCCGGGTACGACGAGCTGGACTTCTCCGGCTTCGGCCAGACCGGCGCGGTCAACCTCGACGACATCGACTACGCCGACCCGTTCCGCACCGACTTCCGCTGA